Within Sphingomonas morindae, the genomic segment TCTCGGCGCCACCGAATTGTACGACGCGGCGGTGCTGGACCTCGGCCTGCCCGGGCGCGACGGCCTGTCGATCCTCGAGGAGTGGCGGCGCGCGGGGGTGCGGCTGCCGGTGCTGATCCTCACCGCGCGCGATCAATGGTCGGACAAGGTGCAGGGCTTCAAGGCCGGCGCGGACGATTATCTCACCAAGCCTTTCCGCGTCGAGGAGCTGGTGATGCGGCTGCGCGCGCTGGCCCGCCGCGCCGCCGGCCATGCCGCGGCGGTGATCGACTGCGGCCCGCTGCGGTTCGAGGCGCAGACCGGTCAGTTCGAGCTGGACGGTCTGCCGCTGCGCCTGACCGGGTTCGAATGGCGCGTGCTCTCGGCGCTGATGCTCCGCAAGGAGGTGGTGGTGGAGCGGCTGGAATTGCTGGAGCGCGTCTATGAGGGCGATGCCGATGTCGATTCCAACTCGCTCGAGGTGATTATCGGCCGACTTCGGCGCAAAATCGGCGCCGAACGGATCGAAACCGTGCGCGGGCGCGGCTATCGGCTCACCGCGGGCGACGCGGCGTGAGGCTGTTGCCGCGTTCGCTGGCCGGGCGGCTGCTCGCCACCGCCGCGCTGGCGCTTCTGGTGGCGCTGGCGATCGCCGCCGCCGCGATCGGGCATGTGCTGGGCCGCTTCGTCATCGCCGGCATGGACCAGCGGCTCGACGCGCAGCTCGCGCTGGTGGCGCGCGCGGTGGGGCCGGATGGCAGCGTCGCGCCGGGCCGGCTGATCGATCCGCCGCCCTTCGATCGGCCCGGCAGCGGCTGGGCGTGGCAGCTGCGCGCGCCCGGCGGCCGCTGGCATTCGGCCTCGGCGGCGGGGATGGGCCCGGTGCGCGCGACGGGACCGTCGCACAATCCCCCGCCCCCGCCGCATCCAGAGCGCGGCCCGGCTGCGCCGCCGCCCCAGGAGAGCGGCCTGCCGGGGCCGCCGCCCCGCCCGTTCGACGGCATCGCCGCCGATGGCGCGCCGATCCACGGGCGCCTGCTGGAGATCGCCACCACGCGCGGGCCCGCCGTGCTTCTCGCCACCGCGCCGCGCGCGCTGGTGCGGCGTCCGCTGCGCGAGGCGACCGCGCCGCTGCTGCTCTCGGTGGCGCTGCTCGGCGGCCTGCTGCTGCTCGCGGTGCTCGTGCAGCTCCGCCTCGGCCTGCGCCCGCTCGCCAGGCTCGGCACCATGCTGGCCGAGGTCCGCGCCGGCCGCCGTCGCCATGTCGAGGTGGAGGAGCCGACCGAATTGCTGCCGCTCGTCGCCGAGCTCAACGCGCTGATCGACGCCAACGAGGCCGGGCTCGCCGCCGCGCGCCGCCATGTCGCCAATCTCGCCCATGGGCTGAAGACGCCGCTTGCGACGCTGCGGCTGGATCTCGCCGAGCCGGGCCGCGATCCCGATGGCCGGCTCGCGGCGCAGGTGGCGCGGCTGGAGGCGCAGATACGCCACCACCTCGCCCGCGCGCGCGCCGCCGAACCGGGCGCCGCCGCGACCCCGCGCATTCCGCTCCGCCAAGCGCTGG encodes:
- a CDS encoding response regulator, with the translated sequence MRVLVIEDDAALGEAMARHLRAEHFAVDLVADGIDGGHLGATELYDAAVLDLGLPGRDGLSILEEWRRAGVRLPVLILTARDQWSDKVQGFKAGADDYLTKPFRVEELVMRLRALARRAAGHAAAVIDCGPLRFEAQTGQFELDGLPLRLTGFEWRVLSALMLRKEVVVERLELLERVYEGDADVDSNSLEVIIGRLRRKIGAERIETVRGRGYRLTAGDAA
- a CDS encoding sensor histidine kinase, with translation MRLLPRSLAGRLLATAALALLVALAIAAAAIGHVLGRFVIAGMDQRLDAQLALVARAVGPDGSVAPGRLIDPPPFDRPGSGWAWQLRAPGGRWHSASAAGMGPVRATGPSHNPPPPPHPERGPAAPPPQESGLPGPPPRPFDGIAADGAPIHGRLLEIATTRGPAVLLATAPRALVRRPLREATAPLLLSVALLGGLLLLAVLVQLRLGLRPLARLGTMLAEVRAGRRRHVEVEEPTELLPLVAELNALIDANEAGLAAARRHVANLAHGLKTPLATLRLDLAEPGRDPDGRLAAQVARLEAQIRHHLARARAAEPGAAATPRIPLRQALDALVAALARIHADRGVAARLAVPDALAVRCDPQDLDEALGNLLDNGWRHARRLVRCSAEPDGRQIALRIEDDGDTLDEAGLAALQAGEARLDEQGAGYGQGIRIARALIELHGGTLRFARGASGGLAVTLTLPAASDAPR